Proteins encoded by one window of Microplitis mediator isolate UGA2020A chromosome 1, iyMicMedi2.1, whole genome shotgun sequence:
- the LOC130664970 gene encoding methyl farnesoate epoxidase-like isoform X1, which translates to MFILLLFLFIMLTSAFLILNCLKPYKFPPGPKWLPIIGCILEFQKIRKKFGYTYLVFNELTKKYGHILGLKLGSQKFVVVSGNNLIRKTLMRSEIHGRPDGFFFRVRAFGKRKGIVFADGPLWYRSKRNTIKYISHFGFGHGLGNKYLQEEAEILICHLKKKTLNGTKMIAMNKVFDIAVLNSLWILLAGYRFSYDDFKLENILATVHEAFKSNDTLGGIISHFPFLRFIIPELSGYTSLMKVLHKLWNFIDDEIENHLKEFQFNQPANNFIDAYLLESYDENSKQCLFDRKELIVICLDLFMAGSETTIDSLTAIFALLFHHPDWMKTLRNDLDTAVGHSIPTLNHIPALPRIEAFLSEAMRVLVLAPLGLPHRTTENVSLEGYHIPKDTVILFNLHSANNDESCWEKPEEFRPERFLDENGRYHRRNEFIPFGLGKRRCLGEIMAKSLLFLFFTNVIHNFDLEIPKGHKLPPLDGIDGFLITPRPYFINFMQRN; encoded by the exons atgtttattttactcTTGTTTTTATTCATCATGTTAACGagtgcttttttaattttaaattgcctAAAACCTTACAAATTTCCACcag GTCCAAAATGGTTACCAATTATTGGTTGTATTctcgaatttcaaaaaataagaaaaaaatttggttataCTTATCttgtttttaatgaattgacTAAGAAATATGGACatattttaggattaaaaCTCGGTAGTCAAAAGTTTGTAGTTGTGTCaggtaataatttaataagaaaaaccCTCATGAGATCTGAGATCCATGGAAGACCTGATGGTTTTTTCTTCCGAGTTCGAGCATTTGGAAAAAGAAAAGGTATCGTATTTGCAGATGGTCCACTTTGGTATCGAAGCAAACGTAAtacgataaaatatatatcacacTTTGGATTCGGACATGGTTTAGGCAATAAATATTTGCAAGAAGAAGCCGAAATTTTAATCTgtcatttaaagaaaaaaactctAAATGGCACTAAAATGATCGCCatgaataaagtttttgatATTGCTGTCCTGAATTCCTTATGGATTTTACTTGCAGGATATCGATTTTCTTATGACGATTttaaacttgaaaatattttggccaCTGTTCATGAAGCTTTCAA atCGAATGATACTTTGGGAGGAATTATTTCTCATTTTCCGTTTCTTCGATTCATTATTCCAGAATTATCAGGCTACACTAGTCTTATGAAAGTTCTTCATAAGCTTTGGAACTTTATCGATGATGAAATAgaaaatcatttaaaagaaTTCCAGTTTAATCAACctgcaaataattttattgatgctTATCTTCTCGAATCATATGATGAAAATTCTAAACAATGTTTGTTTGATC gtaaagaattaattgtaatttgcTTGGATCTTTTCATGGCTGGTTCAGAAACAACAATTGATTCTTTGACAGCAATATTTGCACTTCTCTTTCATCATCCAGATTGGATGAAAACTTTAAGGAATGATCTTGACACTGCTGTTGGGCACAGTATACCAACACTCAATCATATTCCAGCATTGCCTCGGATTGAAGCGTTTTTGTCCGAA GCAATGAGAGTACTAGTTCTTGCACCTTTAGGCCTTCCTCACAGAACAACTGAGAATGTTTCGTTAGAAGGTTATCACATTCCgaaa GATACTGTTATTCTCTTTAATCTGCACAGCGCAAACAACGATGAATCGTGTTGGGAAAAACCAGAAGAATTTCGTCCCGAGCGGTTTCTTGATGAAAACGGACGATATCATCGTAGGAATGAATTTATTCCATTCGGATTAG gAAAACGAAGATGTTTGGGGGAAATTATGGCgaaatcattactttttttgttttttacaaatgtaattcataattttgatCTGGAAATACCAAAAGGACATAAGTTACCACCATTAGATGGTATTGATGGTTTTCTTATAACTCCGAGaccttattttattaatttcatgcaacgtaattaa
- the LOC130664970 gene encoding methyl farnesoate epoxidase-like isoform X2, whose product MFILLLFLFIMLTSAFLILNCLKPYKFPPGPKWLPIIGCILEFQKIRKKFGYTYLVFNELTKKYGHILGLKLGSQKFVVVSDGPLWYRSKRNTIKYISHFGFGHGLGNKYLQEEAEILICHLKKKTLNGTKMIAMNKVFDIAVLNSLWILLAGYRFSYDDFKLENILATVHEAFKSNDTLGGIISHFPFLRFIIPELSGYTSLMKVLHKLWNFIDDEIENHLKEFQFNQPANNFIDAYLLESYDENSKQCLFDRKELIVICLDLFMAGSETTIDSLTAIFALLFHHPDWMKTLRNDLDTAVGHSIPTLNHIPALPRIEAFLSEAMRVLVLAPLGLPHRTTENVSLEGYHIPKDTVILFNLHSANNDESCWEKPEEFRPERFLDENGRYHRRNEFIPFGLGKRRCLGEIMAKSLLFLFFTNVIHNFDLEIPKGHKLPPLDGIDGFLITPRPYFINFMQRN is encoded by the exons atgtttattttactcTTGTTTTTATTCATCATGTTAACGagtgcttttttaattttaaattgcctAAAACCTTACAAATTTCCACcag GTCCAAAATGGTTACCAATTATTGGTTGTATTctcgaatttcaaaaaataagaaaaaaatttggttataCTTATCttgtttttaatgaattgacTAAGAAATATGGACatattttaggattaaaaCTCGGTAGTCAAAAGTTTGTAGTTGTGTCag ATGGTCCACTTTGGTATCGAAGCAAACGTAAtacgataaaatatatatcacacTTTGGATTCGGACATGGTTTAGGCAATAAATATTTGCAAGAAGAAGCCGAAATTTTAATCTgtcatttaaagaaaaaaactctAAATGGCACTAAAATGATCGCCatgaataaagtttttgatATTGCTGTCCTGAATTCCTTATGGATTTTACTTGCAGGATATCGATTTTCTTATGACGATTttaaacttgaaaatattttggccaCTGTTCATGAAGCTTTCAA atCGAATGATACTTTGGGAGGAATTATTTCTCATTTTCCGTTTCTTCGATTCATTATTCCAGAATTATCAGGCTACACTAGTCTTATGAAAGTTCTTCATAAGCTTTGGAACTTTATCGATGATGAAATAgaaaatcatttaaaagaaTTCCAGTTTAATCAACctgcaaataattttattgatgctTATCTTCTCGAATCATATGATGAAAATTCTAAACAATGTTTGTTTGATC gtaaagaattaattgtaatttgcTTGGATCTTTTCATGGCTGGTTCAGAAACAACAATTGATTCTTTGACAGCAATATTTGCACTTCTCTTTCATCATCCAGATTGGATGAAAACTTTAAGGAATGATCTTGACACTGCTGTTGGGCACAGTATACCAACACTCAATCATATTCCAGCATTGCCTCGGATTGAAGCGTTTTTGTCCGAA GCAATGAGAGTACTAGTTCTTGCACCTTTAGGCCTTCCTCACAGAACAACTGAGAATGTTTCGTTAGAAGGTTATCACATTCCgaaa GATACTGTTATTCTCTTTAATCTGCACAGCGCAAACAACGATGAATCGTGTTGGGAAAAACCAGAAGAATTTCGTCCCGAGCGGTTTCTTGATGAAAACGGACGATATCATCGTAGGAATGAATTTATTCCATTCGGATTAG gAAAACGAAGATGTTTGGGGGAAATTATGGCgaaatcattactttttttgttttttacaaatgtaattcataattttgatCTGGAAATACCAAAAGGACATAAGTTACCACCATTAGATGGTATTGATGGTTTTCTTATAACTCCGAGaccttattttattaatttcatgcaacgtaattaa